One Microplitis mediator isolate UGA2020A chromosome 3, iyMicMedi2.1, whole genome shotgun sequence DNA segment encodes these proteins:
- the LOC130664805 gene encoding uncharacterized protein LOC130664805 encodes MEVDAMVEMFSYSETKYGVKYANYIGDGDSKTYSGIIKSDPYENTTVNKKECIGHVQKRMGSRLRTLKSKQKGLGGRGKLTGKLIDKLTVYYGLAIRRHCDSIENMKSAIMATFYHYGSSDEKPNHDMCPKGEESWCSYQRAEARGELDTFSHDYSPLPSDVLKAIKPIYEDLSNENLLSRCVGGFNQNNNESFNQLVWKICPKTVNTSFTIVQIAAYVAMCIFNEGINSLLVLMNTLGLNCGPNSHRYAERMDAARIKVADKRANDNTREGRLQRRHQQIDILEAAMSAEELLYGPGIDDSV; translated from the exons ATGGAGGTGGATGCGATGGTCGAAATGTTTTCGTATTCTGAAACTAAATATGGAGTTAAGTATGCCAACTATATTGGTGATGGTGACTCCAAGACCTATtcaggaattataaaatcagatccttacgaaaatacaactgtaaataaaaaggaatgtatagggcatgtccaaaagcggatggggagtcgattacgtacgctgaagagtaaacaaaaaggtcttggtggtcgaggtaagctcacaggaaaattaatagacaaactaactgtgtactatggtttagcaatacgccggcattgtgattctattgaaaatatgaaatctgctataatggcaaccttttatcactacggctcgagtgatgaaaaaccgaatcatgatatgtgtccaaaaggcgaagaatcttggtgctcttaccagcgcgctgaagcaagaggagagcttgataccttttctcacgattattctcctttaccttctgatgttttaaaagctatcaagcctatatacgaagatcttagtaatgaaaatttactttcaagatgtgtaggtggattcaatcagaataataatgaaagctttaaccaactagtatggaaaatatgtccaaaaacggtaaatactagttttactatcgtacaaatagctgcatacgttgctatgtgtatatttaatgagggtataaattcattattagtcttgatgaatacactaggacttaattgtgggcctaattctcatcggtatgcagaaagaatggatgctgcacgtatcaaagtagcagataagcgcgctaatgataacacccgagaaggtcgattgcaacgtaggcaccagcaaatcgatattttggaagctgctatgtcggctgaagagctattatatggtccaggaatagatgactcagt atga